In Peromyscus maniculatus bairdii isolate BWxNUB_F1_BW_parent chromosome 16, HU_Pman_BW_mat_3.1, whole genome shotgun sequence, the sequence TTAGAAACTCCCTGCTGGTTGCTTCATACAGGCCAGAAGCCATCTCTCTGTGGGGTTGGCAGTATTGTCCTATATTGGGCCTGTAAAGAGTCCAAGGAGAATGTGTGTGGCACCCTGACAGTTGGACCACAGCCTGCCCCGGACTGAAACCAGAAACAAAGCCTCTCCCCGGAAAGCCGATGGGGGCAAACCTGCTCCACACCGCATCACTGGCTTTGTCTTATTAAGAAACCCGAGTGAGCCGCCGGCCATGCCAAGGGTAGGGGTAGGGCAAACGAGTCTCCACTTGCGTCAGCACATCCCTGCTGAGGTCATGGGAAGGGGGGAATCCATTCTGGCAAACTCATTTTCCCCTTGTCAGCTCGGCAAACCCACCCGCAATGTTCAGAGTCAGTGGGTGACTTCCACAGTCAGTCTGACCAGGGGACTACGTTCTCTGCCTAAATATGTCACAGCCAAAAGGGTCATAAAAATAGACACTTGAATAAGAAGCCAGCTCTGGTGACTCTTCCACCCTGCTGTCAGCATATGCGTGGGCAGGCAATTtcaatcttcctttttttttattttttcgagacagggtttctctgtgttgttttggtgcctttcctggatctcgctctgtacaccaggctggcctcgaactcacagagattcgcctgcctctgcctcccaagtgctgggattaaaggcgtgtgccaccaccactgcctggcaaatggtacatttttgtttttgttttttgttgttgttgttgtttttttcttcagtctggCAATTTCTTAAGCCTTGGCAGTCCTCTTTGAAAAGTCAATAATCACACTTAGTAAAAATTAAACAGTAAAAGTTTTAGAAAGTGGTGGCTATGTTAGTTAACAGCCGTCAAAACTAATCCATGCTGACTCtgctaaaaataataagaaaatagccgggcagtggtggcgcacgcctttaatcccagcactagggaggcagagccaggcggatctctgtgagttcgaggccagcctgggctaccaagtgagttccaggaaaggcgcaaagctatacagagaaaccctgtctcgaaaaaaaaaaaaaaaaaaagaaaataattccatgcttgataaaagaaaaaagctagaTACTAGATCCAGTTAGGATGTGGCATCATCTCTTTATTATCTAGGCTGCTCTCTGTGCTTCATAAGTAGAAGTGAAAGCAAATTAAAACTTGGTAACATGCTTTGTCTAGTCCCAAAATGAATCACCGATTCGGATCCATGCCAATGACTCTTACAGTGTCATTATGGTTTGTGGTCATTGAGGATAAGTAGAAGTTTTAGCAACACCAGATTCTTTTTTGGGGGATCCAACAGGTCAAGAAATGAAGGTCCATTTCTATTTCTGACTTTATATAAAAGATAAGCACCTACCAAAGGGCATTTCAGAATGCAGCATGTAATGGAACAGGCTAGTtactttttgggggagggggactgaAATTCACCATTGAAATGGGAGACCCGGATAAGATAACTTATAAAACAccagtttttctaaaactgtgtgGAATTGTGTCCAGATCTGGAGCTCCTTTTGAAATGTCATGCTCATAGgccaaacacaataaaaaatgatGTGGCTGAGGAAGGGTGGGCTTTGGAGTCCATAGACCTTGCTGAATTTCTCACTTACCACTTCCTAGTTTTGTCATCTTGATACTAATATTGGCAATAGCAAACTTGAAATGCTGTTGGGAGGCTATGGGAAATATTTAAGCAAGTGCATTACAGTCATAAACACTGAGCAAGTGCAAGAAAACACTTGCTGTGAAGATTAGGACAAATTAATGGAGCTGATGGATCGTTTCGAAAGTCCTGAACAGCAATATATACCTCAGTGTATATAATGTGTACTGTGAGGACACATGTATACCTTTGTCTCATTGGGAATCTTTTTCTATTAGTGAAGTATAAATTGGGGACAGAAAATAGTTAGGCTTGTTTTCCAAATTAAACATAACTGAAAACGTTTTGAGTAATATTCCAATGACAGAAGAATTGGTGACATTCAAGTTTTTGCTTTCCATATTTTTCCTCTTGTAATCTTAGTTTTTAGGATAAGAAACTTTTGGCAGTTTGGTGAGCCCTTTGTAGATTCAACTTCTGATTGTTGTAATGCAACAAGAGAACACTCTAGGGCACAAAGCATTGTGCAATTTTTAAGAACTGCTGCCTTGAAAACAATTTCctgggtcagaaaaaaaaatgtagtaagaGTTGCCGAATATCATATATGTGCCAGTAGTGTGTGAAAGAGTGTTTTTAATGTTGTACACTGATGGGAGCTATATTAGTCAGGTTTCTCAAGACCTCAGTTGGGAGGCAGATGTGGAGGGGAATCCAGGAAGAGTTAAAGGTGGGTAGGGATGGTAATGATCTAAATACATTATAAACgtgtatgaaattaccaaagaactTAAAAGACTATCTAGAcctgattttaaattattattctaaAAGATAATGAAGAAAACTCAAAGAGAAGTCTGAAATATCATTAGTGTTGTAACGataatgtgtgtatttttttgACAGAATCTTAATTTATGTCTCCGTTTTCttgtcctctcctttctctctgtcttcaccactgttactgctgctgctgctgctgctgctgctttgtaGCGCTCTAACTTCACCGGACTGTTGGCTCTGGAAGATTTTATCCTGCTGGCCAGTGGAACAGAGTCTGTAGAAAACGACACCTTCAAAACCCTGAGTGCTTTAAGGACCCTGGAactttggaaaaataaattgAGACGAGTCCCGGGTGCTCTCCCAGCCAGCCTTGAGGTGTTAAAATTAAACGATAACTCGATATGTGCTCTACACGGATCAGATTTTGAAGGACTGAAGAAATTAAAAGTCCTTGAACTTAAAAACAACTTgatctcctccctgtctcccagcATGCTCCCCTCGCTCACCAGTTTGGAAAGGCTGATGGTGGACGGTAACAACATAGAGTCGATGGCTGGACCACTGAGCCTTCCACAGCTCAAGTACATGAGCATGGAGAACAACAAACTCCATCTCATACCAGGGAACGTCTTCACTTCTCTGCAGAATTTGCAGTTCCTCAGTTTCAGTGGTAACTTTCTGACCAAGATCCCTATAAATCTACCCAAATCCTTGCTATCTTTAAAGATGGAGAGAAACCAGCTCAAAGCCATTAGGTTTCGAGATGTGAGACACTTGGAGAACCTGTCCCATCTTTACCTGTCAGAGAACTTCCTGTCTTCCATTGACGGGGCGCAGCTACTTACCAATTTAACTACTCTTGAGGTCTCCCAAAACCGGCTTCAAATGTTGCCGCCCAGGCTCCCGGCGAGGTTACAGAAGCTTGATTGTAGCAGTAACTTCATTCAGAAAGTGACGGCACCAGAATTCCAGGACCTCCGAGACCTGAAACACCTGTTTCTAGACAACAACGTCGTCAGCTTGTTCGAGGCTGGAGCCCTTCAGAGGTGTTCCCAGCTGTCCAACCTGGCCCTGGAGCAGAACCT encodes:
- the LOC102921513 gene encoding nephrocan — translated: MHLLCAFLLWLSLSNGLGANCPGRCSCDAPQFVQCYRLLEVPSGIPPTTRRLYISHSRIQHLQRSNFTGLLALEDFILLASGTESVENDTFKTLSALRTLELWKNKLRRVPGALPASLEVLKLNDNSICALHGSDFEGLKKLKVLELKNNLISSLSPSMLPSLTSLERLMVDGNNIESMAGPLSLPQLKYMSMENNKLHLIPGNVFTSLQNLQFLSFSGNFLTKIPINLPKSLLSLKMERNQLKAIRFRDVRHLENLSHLYLSENFLSSIDGAQLLTNLTTLEVSQNRLQMLPPRLPARLQKLDCSSNFIQKVTAPEFQDLRDLKHLFLDNNVVSLFEAGALQRCSQLSNLALEQNLLLSIPLRLPKTLARLDLKGNAIQDMAERELRDLKLLQVLNLRNNKISALDLKALEGLPRLRHLYLDGNPWNCTCSLLRAREVLKAKGTDVKGGQCAAPAERQGESWMSSKKIVRQCEHHIRQNEKSKETKKKSKPEDSSSIRLSVDDDDDDYEID